DNA from Archaeoglobus veneficus SNP6:
TATAGAGGTATCTTATGAAGTAAAGTCTCTTAAGAACTCTCGTGTCTTTTTCAAGCCTTTTGATTCTTCTATCGAGTTCTTCTGCTGGCAGATGCTTCACTACTTCGTAGACGCGTTTTCTACCCATGGTTTTGGTTGTTATTTTTAGTATAAATAGTTTTGCTCAAGACCATAATCACAATAGCGTCCTCATTCACCCTCCATATATGTGCCCACTTCCCTGCATAGTTCTTTAGCTCAACTGGTAGCCTCACAATAGCTAAGGTTGTGCTTGGGTTGGTTTTAGCTCTTCCTACCTTTGTTCTTCCAATGTATTTCATAGTGATTACTTAGTGTCCATCATACTTAGATCTTAATTTCTTAATTTTTCCCTCTTCGCCATCAATTGTAAATATAATCAAAAAAATCATTTAAGTATTACTAAACATTTTTACTTTCCCTGTAGCAATCACTCTTTCTTTACCATCCACTTCGTCAGCTATTTTTACCATCTTTGGTACTTCGTATGTTCCTACAAAAACACTAACAGTAATTTGTTTTTCCTCCCCCTCGTTTAGTAATACGTCAGCCCATCCTGCCAATTTCCAGTATCCGTCATCTTCAAGATATATGTCTCCTATCCACACAGGCGCGTTGCCATCATTTCTTACTGTCATTATGATTTCAGTTATCCAATATTCGCCACCCGAAACGTACCCCTTTAGTTCCACATCTTCGATAGTAACTTCTGGTCTAAATTCATACGCTTCAGTTGCTAAATTTTTCGTCCATGTGGCTATTACGCCACTTTCGAATCTATATTTAATATCTAAAATTTTAGTTTCCTCTGGTATTTCAAATACTACGGCTCCCTCTCTTCTCTCACTTGGGTATATACTCCCGACTA
Protein-coding regions in this window:
- a CDS encoding DUF4352 domain-containing protein, translating into MLAGCAEKEVSKDVTPTPTPTTSTPIPTTPSLNYYGNLAEYDGKSAHLLEVLVGDIMAGGLGNIYASDGYNWVVIWFEISNVGKETFVVSENDFRVTDETGRIYDVVYCEGLVGSIYPSERREGAVVFEIPEETKILDIKYRFESGVIATWTKNLATEAYEFRPEVTIEDVELKGYVSGGEYWITEIIMTVRNDGNAPVWIGDIYLEDDGYWKLAGWADVLLNEGEEKQITVSVFVGTYEVPKMVKIADEVDGKERVIATGKVKMFSNT